Proteins encoded by one window of bacterium BMS3Abin11:
- a CDS encoding molybdopterin synthase small subunit — protein MTQEDNQLTQIPTGIKLHKKSRYLEITYPNGDAYNLPCEYLRVFSPAAEEKVSRAMGNASKGKEEVNINAINPVGSYALQIIFDDGHETGIYSWARLYDMAINLKSDWEDRELTAPEKDQDDQDERTVTILYFAALAKRLGLESETIALPDEVVTINDLIPWLMTRRGEWKKALAGTLKITVNRRFVGMVDMIRDGDEIAFVLVAEENIR, from the coding sequence TTGACTCAAGAAGATAACCAGCTTACCCAGATTCCAACTGGTATTAAACTGCACAAAAAATCCCGTTATCTGGAAATTACTTATCCCAACGGTGATGCTTATAATCTCCCTTGTGAATATCTCAGGGTATTTTCTCCGGCTGCGGAAGAAAAGGTCAGCAGGGCAATGGGAAATGCCAGTAAAGGGAAAGAAGAAGTCAATATCAACGCCATTAATCCAGTTGGCAGCTACGCCTTACAGATCATATTCGATGATGGCCACGAAACAGGTATTTATTCCTGGGCCCGACTCTATGATATGGCGATAAACCTGAAGAGCGACTGGGAAGATCGAGAACTCACAGCACCTGAAAAGGATCAGGATGATCAAGACGAGCGAACGGTTACAATTCTGTATTTTGCCGCATTGGCAAAACGACTGGGTCTTGAAAGTGAGACGATTGCCTTGCCGGACGAAGTAGTGACTATTAATGACCTTATTCCCTGGCTGATGACACGCCGGGGCGAATGGAAAAAGGCATTGGCCGGAACCCTCAAGATCACAGTGAATCGGCGTTTTGTTGGCATGGTGGATATGATTCGTGACGGTGACGAAATTGCCTTTGTCCTGGTCGCTGAAGAGAATATACGTTAA
- a CDS encoding glutamine amidotransferase: protein MHFHILQHVPFEGPAAIEDWIYNGNHTLTTTKFFQADSLPALDDFDFLVVMGGPMGVEDVQQYPWLEEERRFIQQSIAAGKYILGICLGAQLIARALGARVKKNQYREIGWFNITIDEKNLSNVLKDIFPQNMNVFHWHGDTFEIPDGARHFAASEACENQGFILDNRVIGLQFHIETTRDSTALLVQNCSDELDGSTYVQSEAEILADPTRFSEVNHILFRMMENLTKQA, encoded by the coding sequence ATGCATTTTCACATACTTCAGCACGTCCCCTTTGAAGGACCAGCGGCAATAGAGGACTGGATTTATAATGGAAATCATACGTTAACGACCACGAAGTTTTTTCAGGCTGATTCGTTACCAGCACTGGATGATTTTGATTTCCTTGTTGTTATGGGCGGGCCTATGGGTGTGGAGGATGTTCAGCAATATCCGTGGCTAGAAGAAGAAAGAAGATTCATTCAGCAGTCCATCGCAGCGGGTAAATATATCCTTGGTATCTGTTTAGGGGCCCAGCTGATTGCCCGTGCGCTGGGCGCACGAGTGAAAAAGAATCAATACAGGGAGATTGGCTGGTTCAATATCACAATAGACGAAAAAAACCTTTCAAATGTATTAAAAGATATTTTCCCTCAAAATATGAACGTATTTCACTGGCATGGTGATACCTTTGAGATACCAGATGGTGCCAGACACTTCGCAGCCAGTGAGGCCTGCGAAAATCAGGGGTTTATCCTTGATAACAGGGTGATTGGATTGCAATTTCACATTGAAACAACACGGGATTCTACTGCTTTGCTGGTGCAAAATTGCAGCGATGAGCTGGATGGTTCAACTTATGTCCAGTCTGAAGCTGAGATCCTCGCTGATCCAACAAGATTCAGCGAGGTAAACCACATATTGTTTAGAATGATGGAGAACCTGACAAAACAGGCTTAA
- a CDS encoding nucleoside triphosphate hydrolase domain-containing protein: MQNLDFSDFITLHRLPEKYIQDAQLWFLPVANTIAEQQKKMDRAIIIGINGAQGSGKSTLADLLALVLSDKYHLNVVVLSIDDFYLTRQQRETLSKTVHPLLATRGVPGTHDVGLAINTIRSLCAKGTTSIPRFDKSIDDRFPEKEWDQAISKPDVILFEGWCLGAEPQSEEELLEPVNELEKNEDSNRSWRLYVNQQLRDSYPELFNMIDSWIMLKAPSFNCVYQWRLEQENKLRESLSGSTPTTDKLMCEQELKRFIQHYQRITEHLLETLPDKVDFLFELDEHRKIIKTRRMTKD, from the coding sequence ATGCAGAATCTGGACTTTAGCGACTTTATTACACTACACCGATTGCCTGAGAAATATATTCAGGATGCACAGCTCTGGTTCTTACCTGTCGCCAACACTATCGCAGAACAGCAAAAAAAAATGGACAGGGCAATTATAATTGGTATCAATGGGGCGCAGGGATCGGGTAAAAGCACACTGGCTGATCTACTCGCTTTGGTGCTCAGTGATAAATATCATCTAAACGTCGTTGTCTTATCGATTGATGATTTTTACCTTACCCGGCAACAAAGGGAAACACTGTCCAAAACTGTACACCCCCTTCTAGCTACCCGCGGCGTTCCCGGCACGCATGATGTAGGACTTGCCATAAACACGATACGAAGCCTCTGCGCTAAGGGCACTACTTCCATCCCGCGTTTTGACAAATCCATTGATGATCGTTTTCCAGAGAAAGAATGGGATCAGGCAATTTCAAAACCTGATGTTATTCTATTTGAAGGCTGGTGTCTGGGTGCCGAGCCTCAGTCGGAGGAAGAATTACTGGAACCAGTCAATGAACTTGAGAAGAATGAAGACTCAAATAGAAGCTGGCGACTGTATGTAAATCAACAACTGCGTGATAGTTACCCGGAATTATTCAACATGATTGATTCCTGGATTATGCTGAAAGCTCCCTCCTTCAACTGTGTTTACCAATGGCGCCTGGAGCAGGAGAATAAACTCAGAGAGTCATTGTCAGGATCAACACCCACCACGGACAAACTAATGTGTGAACAGGAGTTAAAGCGCTTTATACAGCACTATCAGCGCATCACCGAACACCTGCTGGAAACCCTGCCTGACAAAGTGGATTTCCTGTTTGAACTGGATGAACACAGAAAAATCATTAAAACCAGACGAATGACTAAGGACTAA
- the mtaD gene encoding 5-methylthioadenosine/S-adenosylhomocysteine deaminase — MDTVDLILSPKWLIPVVPKEVCLEYHSIVINQSRIIDILPTDAISSRYQATKYIKLDKHTLIPGLINAHTHAAMSLMRGLADDKALMDWLNNYIWPTEEKWVDEKFIEDGVELAIAEMLLSGTTCFNDMYFFPDIMARTADRLGMRAVTGLIVLDFPTQWATNADEYLDKGLALFDELRHVELVTAALAPHAPFTVSDKPLEKVRMLSDELDLPVHIHLHETAHEIEHSQKNYGKRPIARLDELNLLGPNLLGVHLTHLLDEEIDLLAEHGINAVHCPQSNMKLASGFCQLSKLLEKGINVGLGTDGAASNNDLDMMEEMRCAALLAKAVSNNPESLPAHQALELATLGGAKGLGLADVTGSLEVGKWADMTAIDLSHPACQPVYDPISQVVYTASRQQVSDVWVAGNQLVEDHELTQIDQHDCLRRARGWQQKISSH, encoded by the coding sequence ATGGATACCGTTGATCTCATTCTCTCTCCAAAATGGCTGATTCCTGTCGTGCCCAAAGAGGTCTGCCTCGAATATCACAGCATAGTCATCAACCAGAGTCGCATTATCGACATCCTGCCAACGGATGCTATTAGTAGCCGTTATCAGGCGACAAAGTACATCAAGCTAGATAAACATACCCTGATTCCAGGCCTGATCAATGCACATACCCATGCAGCAATGAGCTTGATGCGTGGCCTGGCAGACGACAAGGCACTGATGGACTGGCTTAACAATTATATCTGGCCGACTGAAGAAAAGTGGGTCGATGAAAAATTTATCGAGGATGGAGTCGAACTGGCAATAGCTGAAATGCTATTAAGTGGCACGACCTGTTTTAATGATATGTATTTCTTTCCGGATATCATGGCTCGCACTGCTGATCGACTTGGTATGCGTGCAGTGACGGGTCTTATCGTACTGGATTTCCCGACACAATGGGCAACGAATGCCGATGAATACCTGGACAAGGGGTTGGCTCTGTTTGATGAACTACGCCATGTCGAGCTGGTCACCGCCGCACTGGCTCCACACGCCCCGTTTACCGTATCGGATAAACCATTAGAAAAAGTACGCATGCTGTCGGACGAACTTGATCTGCCGGTGCATATTCATCTGCATGAAACAGCTCATGAAATAGAACATTCACAGAAGAACTATGGCAAACGGCCAATTGCACGCCTGGATGAGCTCAACCTGCTCGGGCCAAACCTGCTGGGTGTACATCTGACACATTTGTTAGATGAAGAAATTGACCTGCTCGCGGAACATGGAATAAACGCCGTACATTGCCCACAATCAAATATGAAGCTCGCCAGTGGCTTTTGTCAGCTGTCAAAACTACTGGAAAAAGGAATTAATGTCGGCCTGGGTACCGACGGTGCTGCCAGCAATAATGATCTTGATATGATGGAAGAAATGCGCTGTGCCGCATTGCTGGCCAAAGCCGTGTCTAACAACCCAGAAAGCCTGCCTGCCCATCAGGCACTGGAGCTTGCCACATTGGGTGGAGCCAAAGGATTGGGGCTGGCAGATGTCACCGGTTCACTGGAGGTCGGCAAATGGGCTGACATGACGGCGATTGATCTCTCCCACCCTGCTTGCCAACCGGTCTATGACCCGATTTCACAGGTTGTCTATACTGCTAGCAGGCAACAGGTGTCCGACGTCTGGGTAGCAGGAAATCAATTGGTAGAAGACCACGAATTGACACAAATTGACCAGCATGACTGCCTGCGACGCGCCCGGGGATGGCAGCAGAAAATCAGCTCACACTAA
- the ubiG gene encoding ubiquinone biosynthesis O-methyltransferase — translation MARLSNVDPAEVGKFDQLASRWWDPESEFRPLHEINPLRLEWINKLVPLAGKKVIDIGCGGGILSESMAALGADVTGIDMAPTPLQVAKLHLKETGLQVDYQQITAEHMAEEHASEFDVVTCMEMLEHVPDPASVVKACAQLVKPGGMVFLSTINRNPKSFAMAIVGAEYILKLLPKGTHEYAKFIRPSELASWCRSAGLETGDMTGIHYNPLTQRYTLGPGVDVNYLLSCQG, via the coding sequence ATGGCTCGGCTTAGTAACGTTGACCCGGCCGAAGTTGGCAAATTTGACCAGCTAGCCAGTCGCTGGTGGGATCCAGAAAGCGAATTCAGGCCCCTGCATGAAATCAATCCACTGCGTCTGGAATGGATTAATAAACTGGTACCACTGGCAGGGAAAAAGGTCATCGATATTGGCTGTGGTGGTGGTATTTTGTCGGAAAGCATGGCTGCTCTGGGTGCTGATGTTACGGGGATAGACATGGCTCCTACCCCCTTACAGGTAGCCAAACTGCACCTGAAAGAAACAGGCCTGCAGGTGGATTACCAACAGATCACCGCAGAACACATGGCAGAAGAACATGCCAGCGAATTTGATGTCGTTACCTGCATGGAAATGCTTGAGCATGTACCGGATCCTGCTTCGGTGGTTAAAGCCTGCGCGCAACTTGTCAAACCCGGCGGCATGGTTTTTCTTTCCACCATCAACCGCAATCCTAAATCATTCGCCATGGCCATCGTCGGAGCCGAATATATCCTCAAGCTGCTGCCCAAAGGCACCCACGAGTATGCCAAATTCATTCGTCCTTCTGAGCTGGCAAGCTGGTGTCGTTCCGCAGGCCTTGAGACTGGCGATATGACGGGCATACATTACAATCCACTTACCCAGCGATACACCCTGGGTCCTGGCGTGGATGTGAATTACCTGCTTAGCTGTCAGGGGTGA
- the gph gene encoding phosphoglycolate phosphatase, producing the protein MATRSNLKTILFDLDGTLVDTAPDLSETLNRLLIRHQLPPRSFESIRPYVSHGSNGMLGFAFGVTEGDTEYVDLRKEFLDIYENHLCHQSQLFNGMDEVLDFIEASKLSWGVVTNKPDFLTRPLMQELSLEKRCACIVSGDTLSQRKPEPAPMLHAAKLAGSRVDECVYVGDAKRDIEAGNRAGMHTLIALYGYIEKNDRPDHWQADGSISKPAELIDWIQDLSSYA; encoded by the coding sequence ATGGCGACTAGATCTAACTTAAAAACTATACTGTTCGACCTTGATGGCACACTGGTTGATACAGCGCCGGATTTATCTGAAACTCTGAATAGACTACTCATCAGACATCAGCTGCCACCACGTAGCTTTGAGAGCATTCGCCCCTATGTCTCACATGGCTCTAACGGCATGCTGGGATTTGCCTTTGGTGTGACTGAAGGAGATACTGAATACGTAGATTTACGCAAAGAGTTTCTGGATATATATGAAAATCATCTTTGTCACCAGTCTCAATTATTTAACGGCATGGATGAGGTGCTGGATTTTATAGAAGCCAGTAAGCTGTCATGGGGGGTAGTAACCAATAAACCGGACTTTCTGACCCGACCATTGATGCAGGAACTGTCTCTTGAAAAACGCTGTGCCTGCATAGTCAGTGGTGACACCCTGTCACAACGCAAGCCCGAACCAGCTCCTATGTTGCATGCAGCAAAACTCGCTGGCAGCCGGGTGGACGAATGTGTTTATGTTGGTGATGCCAAACGTGACATAGAGGCAGGAAATCGTGCTGGTATGCATACACTCATCGCGCTTTATGGTTATATTGAAAAAAATGACAGGCCTGATCATTGGCAGGCTGACGGCAGCATCAGTAAACCCGCTGAGCTAATCGACTGGATACAGGACTTGTCAAGCTATGCCTGA
- the rmuC gene encoding DNA recombination protein RmuC produces MPDPVITIELSGQVINFSKEALTLAGISALLGGLLGWLLTLLYQQKHITQIQTRLRMEHAATQRALEDTEQRFANLSTDALQKNHQAFINLAMENLGKFQRGAEASLQQREQSMKNMVKPIHEALEKSERQVQLMEKARHEAYGALTQQIESLVETQKHLQGETRNLVQALRRPEVRGQWGEITLKRLVELAGMVEHCDFFEQEHTPTGEAAIRPDMIVRMPGNREVVVDVKTPLDAYLSAVEATNEKQRSEFLHRHMLNVRERVRELSAKAYWGQFSNAPDFVILFIPGDQFLTAALDQDPGLLESAMSKKVILSTPTSLMALLRAIAYGWRQELLTENAEKIRGLGEEMYHRLAVFSEHLAKVGRSLDSSVTHYNKAVGSFQSKLIPGAVKFTEMGIKPRKEIETPEQTEKSARQVEQTTSKDED; encoded by the coding sequence ATGCCTGATCCTGTCATCACAATCGAGCTTTCCGGACAGGTTATCAACTTCTCTAAAGAGGCACTGACACTTGCCGGTATTTCAGCCCTGCTCGGTGGCCTGCTGGGCTGGCTACTCACTTTGCTCTATCAGCAAAAACATATAACGCAGATACAAACCCGCTTACGTATGGAACATGCTGCCACCCAGCGTGCACTAGAGGACACGGAGCAGCGCTTCGCCAACCTGTCTACGGATGCCCTGCAAAAAAACCATCAGGCCTTCATTAACCTGGCAATGGAAAACCTGGGTAAGTTCCAGCGTGGTGCAGAAGCCAGCCTGCAGCAGCGTGAACAGTCTATGAAGAACATGGTTAAACCGATACACGAAGCACTGGAAAAATCAGAACGTCAGGTGCAGCTAATGGAAAAAGCCCGTCACGAAGCTTATGGTGCTTTAACCCAGCAAATTGAGTCGCTGGTCGAAACCCAGAAACATCTACAGGGTGAAACACGTAATCTGGTGCAGGCCTTACGGCGCCCGGAAGTACGCGGACAGTGGGGTGAAATCACCCTTAAAAGACTGGTCGAACTGGCCGGCATGGTTGAACATTGTGATTTCTTCGAGCAGGAACATACCCCCACAGGTGAAGCTGCAATTCGACCCGACATGATCGTACGCATGCCGGGCAACCGCGAGGTTGTGGTCGATGTCAAAACACCCCTTGATGCCTACCTCAGCGCAGTAGAAGCTACAAATGAAAAACAAAGGTCTGAATTTCTGCACCGTCACATGCTGAATGTACGGGAACGCGTCAGAGAACTTTCTGCCAAAGCCTATTGGGGGCAGTTCAGCAATGCACCCGATTTTGTCATTCTGTTCATCCCGGGTGATCAGTTTCTGACCGCCGCACTGGATCAGGATCCCGGCCTGCTGGAATCTGCCATGAGTAAGAAAGTCATCCTTTCGACCCCAACCAGTTTAATGGCATTGTTGCGCGCAATAGCTTATGGCTGGCGTCAGGAACTACTGACTGAGAATGCTGAAAAGATAAGAGGATTAGGTGAAGAAATGTATCATCGACTGGCAGTCTTCAGCGAACACCTGGCTAAAGTTGGCCGCAGCCTCGACAGCAGCGTCACTCACTACAATAAAGCCGTTGGATCATTCCAGAGCAAACTAATCCCCGGTGCGGTAAAATTCACCGAAATGGGAATCAAACCCCGAAAAGAAATAGAAACCCCCGAACAAACAGAAAAAAGCGCGAGGCAGGTTGAACAGACAACTTCAAAAGATGAAGACTAG